Within the Saccharomonospora amisosensis genome, the region GTGCGTGCCAACGACGGCGCACCGGGCATCGACCCGCACCACCCTGGCCAAGTCGAGCAGTACGGGAGACCGTCTTCTCGGCGAACTGGCCGACGAGTTGAGGTAGAGGCTGTATCGGCCCTCGTCTGCCCGCCGGGTGTTCATCTCCAGCCGGAGATGAAGGACAAGCGCCGGCCGCTGCCCATCCCGACGGTTCGTGACTGCGTCGCGCAGGCCGCGATGAAGATCGTGCTTCCAGCCGGTCTTCGAGGCCGACATGCTGGCGTGCAGCTTCGGTTCCGGCCCAGACGCTCGGCGCATGACGCCCTGCAAGTGCTCATCGATGAGCACCATCGGGGCAGGCGGGGGGTGGTGGAGACGGACATCGGCGAGTGCTTCTCGGCGATCCCGCATGGGGAGTTGATGGACGCGGCCGAAGAGCGCGTCTGTGACCAGGCCGTCCTCAAGCTCCTGGGCAGATCCTGCGCGTCGGAGTGATGGAGGGTGCGTCGGTGCGGCGGCCGGCGACCGGGACCCGCAGGGCGGCGTACTCTCACCGCTGCAGTGCAACGTCTATCTGCACCGGCTCGACCGGGCATGGGACGAGCACGACGGGGGACTGGTCCGCTATGCCGACGACCTGGTCGTGAGGTGCTTCTCCGCAGCCAGGCCGAGCGGGCAGTTGCCCAACTGGGCCCCGCTGCTGGGTGAACTCCGGCTGAAGCCGAAGGCAGCCAAGAGGGCGATCGTGCACCTGGAGGTGGGCGGAGAAGACTTCGATTTCCCCGGCTTCCATCATCGCCAGGTCCGTTCCCGCGGACTCCACGGACGCAGACGCGTCGAGATCCTCGCCCGCTGGCCCTCCAATCGGGCGATGCAAGCACGCCCGCGACGGGATCCGGGAAATCACCGCCCGGCGTAGGCCACTGCTGTCGCCGCAAGCGCTGTGTGGAGGACCTCAACTTGTTCGTCAGAGGCTGGATGCCGCACTTCCGGTACAGTCATTCCGCCGACGCTTCAGCAAGATCTGCAGATTTGCATGGGAACGCCTTGCCCACTTTCGTCAGCAAGAAGCACCGGCGAGGGCTTTCAGCTGGTGCTCACCATTGCGTCCCCGAACGAACTCGGACTGACAGCCCGTACGGAACCGTCG harbors:
- a CDS encoding reverse transcriptase domain-containing protein, yielding MTRPSSSSWADPARRSDGGCVGAAAGDRDPQGGVLSPLQCNVYLHRLDRAWDEHDGGLVRYADDLVVRCFSAARPSGQLPNWAPLLGELRLKPKAAKRAIVHLEVGGEDFDFPGFHHRQVRSRGLHGRRRVEILARWPSNRAMQARPRRDPGNHRPA
- a CDS encoding reverse transcriptase domain-containing protein, whose amino-acid sequence is MKDKRRPLPIPTVRDCVAQAAMKIVLPAGLRGRHAGVQLRFRPRRSAHDALQVLIDEHHRGRRGVVETDIGECFSAIPHGELMDAAEERVCDQAVLKLLGRSCASE